The sequence GACATCGTGGACTGCATGCCACGCGGCTTGTTGAGTACAAAGTACTGGGTGTCTTCGTTGACATTGATGCGGGTGCCGTCCACGCGGATGACATCGCTGTTAGGGTTCACGCGGGTGCCCTGCTTAATGATGACCTGACCGTTGACCTCAACGCGGCCCTGCTCAATGAGGATTTCTGCGTGGCGGCGTGAGGCCACGCCAGCCTTCGCCAGAACCTTCTGCAGACGTTCACCCTGGTTGTCGGATTTCTTATCAGCGCCGTCTACCAACCAATCTGCGCCCAAGTCACGGGCGACAGAGTCAGCGGTGGCCTTCTTCTTTTTCACGTGCTGATGGCGAGCCGGCTTAGCGTTGGAGACAATCATGTCGCTGTCTCGCTTCTTTTTCTCCGGTGTGCCATCGCGGCGAGCGGGTGGAGTCACGGAAATGTGTCCTCTCAATAGTTCTTCAATTTGCGGCGCAAAGAGGCGCCGGTGTCCGGGCGCAATCCTACCCCACAGTGTGGCGTCATGAGTAGTCCTCATCAATCTGTTCGATGTCCGGAAGCAGCGGCGCGAGGTCTGGGAGACGCTCTAGAGAGTCAATGCCGAGCAGCTCAAGGAAGAGCTCTGTCGTCTCGTACTGATGTGCCAGGCCCTCCACGCCGTCGAGCTCACGGATGAGACCACGCATCGTCAGGGTACGGACCACGCCGTCAACGTTGACGCCTCGCACACCGGCGACCTGGGCGCGCGTTACTGGCTGGCGGTAGGCAATCACCGCCAGGGTCTCCAATGCCGCACGCGAAAGCTTGGTCTGGGTGCCATCGAGCACGAACTGCTCGACCGCATCGGCGTTGTCCTTGCGAGTATAAAAACGCCAGCCCTCAGAGGTTTCCCTCAAGTCAATACCAGAGCCGCGTTCATTCAGCTCGCGCTGCAGGGACCGGAGAACATCACTTATCACTGTTGTCTCCGCATCGAGAGCGCGGGCTAAAGCCTCCACGCTAGCGGGTGAATCTACCACGAGGAGGATAGATTCCACGCGTGAGCGCAGTTGCGAAATAAGCGGCAGTACAGTGGCTTCCGTGCGGTCTTCCATGACTGGGTAGCGTACCTTAGCCACAGGCGTCCTCGTCCCAGCTAGTCCCAGTTGGCCGCCGCCACGACGGCCGGGTCCACATCGAGCCCGGTCCACGCCAGCTCCAAAGGTCCGAGGGATTCTTCTTGAACCGCGTCAACCGCTTTGGCCTTATAGAGCTCGAGCAATGCCAAGAAGCGGCCAACTATTTCCATCGAGACAGTACAGTCCCTGGTCAGCGCGTCGAAGCTCATCCACTGGCCTGTGCCCAGCATCTTGAGAGTGCCAAGAATCTTGCCAGCCTGCTCCGGCACCGAGACTGCCACCTGATGAATGTGACCGGTCGCCACCTCCTCCGGTGGCTTGGGCCGGAAGACTCCCGCGGCAAGCTCGGCGAAACTCGCCGGTGTATGCCCCAGCTTGACCGGCGGCAGAAGCTCACTAAACCGCTCCTCCATTGCTACTGCCCGGGGATAGCGGCGCTGTGCTTGGCGCTGCCAGTGCGCGAACTGATCCGCTACCTGTTTGTAGGCCTTGTACTGCAAAAGGCGAGCGAAAAGAAGGTCTCGAGTCTCCAAAAGTTCAAGATCCTCAAGGTCATCAACGTCACCCCGCGGAAGAAGTCGCGCTGCCTTGAGATCCAGCAGCGTCGCTGCGATGAGGAGAAACTCTGTGGTCTCATCAAGATCCGCAGTTTCCCCTAATGCGCGGGTGTAGGCGACGAATTCGTCGGTAACCTCAGAAAGAGCGACTTCGGTAACGTCCAGCTTCTTGGCCTGGATGAGTTGGAGGAGCAGGTCGAAAGGCCCCTCGAAGTTACCCAGCGCAATACGGAAGCCGGTAATCTCCGGTTGCGTCATGCTGGCACGCTAGACGTTGGCTCGCTCGATGACCTCTTTGGCTAGGTCGCGGTATTGTTTCGCGGCCTGGGAGCTCGGCGCCCACGTCGTAATGGGCTCGCCAGCCACCGAAGTCTCCGGGAAACGTACCGTCCGGGTAATAACCGTGTCGAAGACCTTATCCCCAAAGTACTCGACCACGCGGTCCATGACTTCGCGGGCATGGCGAGTACGGCGGTCAAACATCGTAACGAGGATGCCCATGACCTCAAGGTCAAAGTTAATGCGGTCCGCAACCTTCTCCACCGTATCCGTCAACAGCGCTAAGCCACGCAGGGAGAAGAACTCACACTCCATGGGGATAATCACACCCTGAGAACAAGCCAGCGCGTTCACGGTCAGCAGGCCCAAGGACGGCTGACAGTCGATAATGATGAAGTCATAGTCCTTGCGCACTGGGCGCAGAGCGCGAGCAAGGGTATGTTCACGGCCAACTTCGTTGACCATCTGAATCTCAGCCGCAGAGAGGTCAATGTTAGCCGGCACCAGATCCAAACCTGAGACTCCGGTGTTCACAATGGCGGAATGAACCGAAACCTCGCTATCCAGCATGACGTCATAGATAGTGTCACCGATCTGATCATGAGTGAGGCCCAGGCCTGCCGACAAAGCGCCCTGGGGGTCCAAGTCAACGAGAAGGACTTTACGGCCAAGCTCCGCCAAGCACGCGCCCATGTTGATGGTGGACGTGGTCTTGCCCACGCCTCCCTTCTGGTTACACATGGAGATGATGGTGGCAGGGCCGTGCTTTTCCAGCGGCTCGGGTTCCGGCAGTTCCCGAAGTGGGCGGCCGGTCAACCCGACCTGCGCCTCCGAGGCTTCAAACAGTCCCTCGTCGCTCACAGTCACACCTGCTTCCTTGACCTGTACGGCCCCTTAAGTCCGGCCTGCAGCGCTTGCCGACGCCGCCTTCTTACATCGTTGTGATTACAGAGTACCCCCTGAGGCACCCGCCCCGCGATTATAGCCAGCAAAAATGGGGATATAAAGCCTAGTGGCTAGACTTTCGGCGGCGCCACAGCCAGATCACCACGCCGGCGATAAGCGCCACCAGCCCCACCCCGCCGATACCACTGATGATCTCGCCGGTGCTCAGCCCCGAGTCTTCAGCGTCTGTGGGCTCAGCGTTCCCCTCAGCATCAGCATCCAGCTGCTGTTCAGACGGAACCTCCTGTGCGGTCTCCTGAGTGGGATCCGTTAATGTCACCACCAACTCCGCGGTCCCAGACTCCTTGTTAATGAACTGCATGATGAACGGGTTATCTGGCTCCTTGCCCTCCGGATATGTCAAGGTCATCGTGCGCGAGGCTTTGTCGATTTCTCGTTGCACGCCCTCGACGAATTCTCCCTGTGCATTGAGGTAGCGCAACGTAACGCCAGCATCCTCAAGGTGCTTGAAACGGTTATACAGGTCTAAGGCTTGCTTGAGGCCCAGCTTCGCGGTGATGGTCTGGCCTTCAATGGTGGACTCGAGGTTGATGTAGGAAGCTTGGGAATCATCGACGCCATCCCAGCCGCGACCAGTACGCGGAGCACTCGGCTGCTCATGTCCCGCCGTAGATTCTCGCGCCCCTCCCCCTTCACGCTCACCGGAAGTCGAATCACCCGAAGAATTCTCGTCACCGTGAGCGCCAAGGGCGTCATCACCGTCAGTGCCCTCAGCATCGTGAGCTCCACCGGGGGCATCGCCATGACCGCCGTCAGAGCTCCGACCGTCTTGCCCGCTTGTCTCCTGAGAAGTGTGAGCAGTTCCGTCCAGGCTCTCTGGGTCACCGCTCGTTGCAGCATCGTTGAGGTCCTGTTCGGTCACCTGTTCATCAGCAACCAGAAGGAAGGTCATAGTGATGCCCTGGTAGGTCACCGGCACGCTCAGTTGACCACCTGCGGCAGGGGCGGAAACAGTGGCCGTCCCGCCGGAAGCGGATACGGTCCAGCCATCGGCAGCCACGTTGACGTCGACAGGCACGGGCAAGGAAACTGTCGTGGTTTGGCCAGCCGGTACTGGAATCGTGGCGTCCTGTGCCTGCGCAACAGCAACACCGTACCAATTCGCTGCCGCCACTGGCGCCACGGCGAGGGACGCCGCCGCAGCAACTGCTGCGAGACGGTGACGAAGGAAAACAGAATGGAGCATGGAGATCTTTCGTTCGGGAATAGCTGCCGCGATTCTAAGCGCGAGGGTGCGCGGTACGCCACACCTCTCGGAGGGAATCGGCGGTGACGTGAGTATAGATTTGGGTCGTGGTTACCGAAGAATGCCCCAGCAATTCTTGGACGGTACGGACATCGGCTCCGCCTTCCAAGAGATGAGTGGCAAAGGAGTGACGAAGGGTATGCGGAGAAATGTTTGCCGTGAGTTGCGCGCGTTCAGCTGCGGTTTTGATAGCCGCCCAGGCACTTTGGCGGGACAGTGCCTTACCGCGCGTGTTGAGGAAAAGCGCATGTGAAGCACCCGTAGCCAGAATCGGACGGGACCGGACAAGGTAGTCTTCCACGGCCTTCGCCGCATGAGAACCCATGGGGACAAGCCGCTGCTTATCGCCTTTACCGCTCAGCAGCACAATATCGCGCACGGAGCGAGGGGTATCACCAGTGACATCATCAACATGAAGAGAGATGACCTCTGAAATACGCGCACCGGTGCCATACAGCACCTCAAGCAAGGCACGGTCGCGGATATCGATAGGGGTTGCTGCCTCATCCGTCGGAATGGCGTTGAGCAGCTTGTCGACGTCATCCACAGTAAGCGTTTCCGGCAAGGTCTGGGCCTGCTTCGGGGGCGTGACCTCCGCTGCCACGTCGGTCTCAACAAGTCCCTCAGCAAGCGCAAACTTGTGCAGGCCGCGGGCAACAATAAGTGCGCGACTGGCAGAGGATTGAGCAAGTGACTCCCGCAGATGAATCAGGTAATTCTCCACGTGTGTTCGCTGCACGTGGCGCAAGTCAGAAATTCCAGTCTCCGCCAACCAAGAGACGTAACGGTTGATGTCACGGCGGTAATTGCTCACCGTATTTTTGGAAGCGCCCTTCTCCACCATGAGGTGCATGAGCCACGCCTGCCCTGCCGCCTGCGCAGGGGTTTCACCACTCACAGTTTCTTCAAGTCCACGCCAGCTCGGCGACGGGCCATGGATTGCGGACGGATATCAAAGGGCGAGTCCACCGAACGGGGAGTACGTGCGCCGCTCACACACGCATGCGCAGCGAGAATGCCGGCGATGGCGATGGAGTTGACGATTTCTCCGGAAAGAACGCTATCCACGGCCTCATCGAGGTCTACCCAAGCGAAGCCCATGTCTGCTTCTTCGTCGCCCTCGGCGTCAAGCTTGTCGACGTCCGAGAGGCCCCGCGCGATAAACACACGCACGGCCTCCTCACAGAAGCCCGGGGAGGTTACGAGGTCAGCGAGCACGCCCCACTCGGATGCCGCGAGTCCGGCCTCTTCCTGCAACTCGCGCTGGGCGCCACTGAGCTCGTCCTCGCCTTTGACATCAAGCAGGCCGGCAGGCAATTCCCACAACCGCCTGCCGACGCTATGACGATACTGTTCCACCATAGCCACGCGATTCTGTTCATCCAGCGCCACGACGGCAACTGCGCCGAGGTGCTCCACGATTTCGCGCTGAGCCACAACGTCACCGGGCATAACGACATCATCGCGGCGAACGGCGAGGATGGGGGCGTCGAGAAGCAGCTCGCTGCCGACCACACGAAAGTCATGCGCCATTTATAGATCCTTCGGAAGCGCTGGGGCGGCACTCTGGGCATTGGCGGCGGCTCCGTATACGCCGTGTCCTCCGTCCAATTGTTCCTTGACTGCAAGGACGGCCGCCATCTGCGAAACGGGGTGATCAATGGAGTCGACGGTGGTGATCTCCGTCTTGTCCTTGCGCAGCTTCTCTAGCGCCCCGCCATTACCGGCAGCGCGGACATGACCGGCATAGACAGTCGAGGTACCAACAGAATCGAAACCTTCAAGGAACTTCACAGTGGAATCGATTGCGTAGCGTGCCGGGGCGTCTTCCTCACTGTCGTTTGCGGTCTGTGCGCCACCCACGACAATCACCGCTTGCGCGGGCAAAATTGTGGCGTCCTCGTACTCGATGTAGCCGGCCTCACGCAAAGCGCGCAACAAGGTGGCGCGGTCGTCAACAGATGCCAGCGGCTCTGTGCTCTTCGGATCGAGCATGAGCGCGGCTGCCATTGCTTCGCCCGCATGCGTTCCAGCATCCACCTTCTTCTCGTTGAGTTTGGCGCCCGCCGGAAGAGTGTTCGTGACCAGGGAAAGCAACTTGTCGGCGGCACCTTGGTCAAAGAACTTCCTGGTCAACGTGATGTGACCAGCATCGGTGGAATCGGCAGAGCCCAGCAACGCCTTGATCGCATTCACATCAGCCTCTTTGGCATCTGGGGTGCTGAGGACCATGACTGGACGTTGGGCCAGAGAGCCATCGACGATGAAACGGTTGAGCTCACGAAGAACGGAGTCCGCGGAGTCTAACTGAGCCTCGTGGATCTCATTTTCGACCACGAGCTCGGCATACTTTTCCCGAACCTCATCCTTCGAACCACCGCCTGGAGCCCCGGGAGTGGCGTCCATGTTTGGCGCGATAAGCAGCGTGCCTAAGGCGACGCCAAGGGCCGTGCCGAAGCCGAGGCCTGTGACGAGAAGTGACTTAGGCGAAGCCATTATTTGAACCACCCCTGCACGCTCAGGGCGAAGTTATTCCATGTGTCAATGAGGTTCTGAAGGAAGGATTCGTCTCCCCCAAGGCCCACGATAAGAATGACCACGGCGAGTGCGACCAGGATGCCGAGCAGAGCCCACAACCAGCCCATCGCACCGCCGCTCGGTGCGGTGTAGAGGTTGATCACCGCATCAGCATCCACGAGTCGGGTGCCGGCCTTCATGTGGGTCAGCAACGCGGCCGGAGTCGCATTGGGCTTGTTGGCAAAGATGTCATCAAGGTCCAACGCTCCACCGACCTGCACAATCATCTGCGCTTCGTGGTAATCCGCCAGCAAGAGCGCAAGATCCGTAGCCGAGTCTGTAGCGGCCGGGAAGGTCATTGCACCAATGCCTAGGTCCTGGATGCGTTCTAGGCCTTCAGCGGTGCCGTCGGGCTCCGCGGGAAGAATGACCTGCGCACCGCTCCGCAAAGTCTCAGAACTCACTTCAGCAGGATCACCCACGATGAAGTGAGGCTGGTAGCCAAGCTCCACAACCGTGTCGGCCGCAGCATCGACGCCGATAATGATGGGCTCGTATTCGCGGATGAAGTTCCGTAGCAACGAGAGCTTCTTGCGGTGTTCTTCTGAAGGCGATACAACGAGTACCTTCCGTCCGGCCATGTCAGAGCCGGCATCGGGGACACCGAGACCATCGATCAGCAGCGGGCCCTCCGAATGAATGAACTCGATGGAGTTTCCGAAGTAGGCCTCCATGTGGTCAATGAGCTCGCGTTGCGCGGATGCGAAATTCTTCTCCGCGCGGTCGCGGGTGACTACGGTGCCAGACGTCAGCTGGGTATCCCCCACGTAAACGGTGCCGTCCTCGGTGAGGCGAGCCTTCTTGCCGTCCTTGAAGTGTGCTACGAAATCCTCGCCCACGCCTTCAATGAGGGTCACGTCGGCGTCGAGAAGCATGTGCGGCCCGTAGTTGGGGATCGACCCAGTGGAGAATTCGGCAACGTTAATGACAGCCGCCGGCTTCATATCGACAAGGGTCTGGGCCTCTTGGCGGGAAATGTTGGCGGCATTGATGACGGCGAAGTCACCGGCGCTGAACTTCTTCATGCCTTTTCCGCCTGGGGTGCAGTCACGGAGCGCGCCGTGCTCTCCAGGCAGATCGGTATTACGGGAAAACAGACTCATGCCTGACAGTTTCCCCTGTTAGAGGCTCAATGTGTGGAAGGCGCGCGGAAAGCAGCAACTTCTGCCTGCGCACGGTCAAAAAGCTCCTGTGCATGCGCGCGGCCAGTATCAGTGTCATCGAGGCCCGCCAACATGCGCGCCAGCTCTTCGACCCGTTCCTCAGCGCTGAGATCCGCAACGCCAGACGTGAATTTCTCCTTTGACACATGCAGATGCGAGTCCGCATAGGCGGCAACCTGGGGCAGGTGGGTGACACAGATGACCTGGTGTGTGGTGGAGAGCCGCGCTAGTCGACGCCCAATTTCCACCGCCGCGCGGCCACCCACACCGGCATCAACCTCATCGAAGACCAAGGTGGTTCCATCACCGCTGGCAAGGACGACCTCCATGGCAAGCATGACGCGCGAAAGCTCACCACCGGACGCCGCAGATGCCAATGGTTTACCGTTGAGCTGGAACTCCACCTCGTCCGCACCGCTCTTGGAATATTTGGTCTTGTTCACCGTGACCGTCAGCGTGGAATTCGGCATAGCTAGACCGTGGATTTCTTCCGTCACGTGCGAGCCAAGTTTCTTAGCGGCCTTCGTGCGTGCCGATGTCAGCTTCTCCGCCTTGGCCACCACGACTTTCTCTGCCTCCATCACGTCCTTCTTAAGGGCCTCGAGGGCCTCGGAGGACGTGTCGAGCGTGGCGAGTTTGGCCTCTGCAGAGTCCCGCCACTCTAAGACACCGTCGATGTCGGCAGCATACTTTCGAGTCAGGCGCTTGAGTTCTTGCTGACGCTGCAGAGATTCTTCGAGGAGACTAGGGTCCGCGGGAAGATCACTGAGATACGTCGCAAGCTCGGTTGCAATGTCGGTGAGCTGACTGGAGACCTCACTGAGGCGCTCACCCAACCTCGCTAACTCCGCATCGGTGGAGCCCGCCAGCGCCGATTCCGCAGCGCCAACAAGGTTCACGGCAGTATCTTCATCACCAAAACCTTCACCACCATCAAGGGCTGTCAGTGCCGAAGCGGCGGCTTCGCGCAGGGAATCCACATCCTGCAATCGCCGAATGAGGGTTACCAGCTCTGCGTCTTCACCCGGCTCCGGATCTAGGTCGGTGATTTCGGTGATAGCGAACTGGAGGCGGTCTACTTCCTGCGCCATCTCACGGCGCGATTCCGTGCGGCGCTGAAAATCTTTCGCCAAAGCACGCCAGTGGCTGAACGCCTCCGTATACGCTGTACGGACTTTGCTGATCGCCGGCTCGAACCTATCAATCGCCGCCAGCTGCTGATCCGCCGCAAGTAATCTGAGCTGGTCATTTTGGCCGTGGACAGTAATGAGGTGGGAGGCGAAGTCACCCAGAGTGGCGGCGGGAACAGCACGCCCTCCCAAATAGGCACGAGAGCGACCCGCCGAGGACACCGTGCGGGAAGCGATATATTCGCCGTTTTCATCAGCCTCTCCCCCGGCGTCCTCGACCAGCTGCGCGACTGCCTCCGAGTGAGAAGAAAAATGTCCCTCGACCGCAGCCTTCGCCGCACCATCTCGTACCCGGGAAGCATCGGCGCGCCCGCCGGCCAGAAGGCGAAGCCCGGTAACGACCATAGTTTTTCCAGCTCCGGTTTCACCCGTGAGCACGGTCAGGCCATGCGAGAGCTCCGCTGAGGAGCTTTCGATGACGCCAAGGTCAGCAATGCTGATGTCTACGAGCACGTCGGCAGTTCCTCCTTGTTCTGCTCAACTCTTAAAGGAGCATATTAGCGGCGCGGTCCGCGCCAACCTTCCACTGGCAACCGAAGTTTGGAGACGAGGCGGTCGGTGAACGGTTGATCATCGAGTCTGACCCAGCGCACTGGACGTTCACCACGAACAATCTCGACACGCGCACCGGGTGGCATCGAAATTTCACGGAAGCCATCAAGGATTACCACGGCTGGAGTCGTCGCCGATGCCGACTCCACCGCGACTTGGGAATCAGGTGACACGACGAGGGGCTTGGTGAAAAGGGCATGAGCATTGTTCGGCACCACGAGGATCGCATCCAGAGAGGGCCACAGCACTGGGCCACCAGCGGAGAAAGCATAAGCGGTGGAACCAGTCGGAGTGGAAATAAGAACACCATCGCAACCAAACGAGGACACGGGGCGACCGTCAATCTCAAGGATGGCATCGAGTACTCCCGAGCGGTTGAGATTCTCAATCGAGGCCTCGTTCAGCGCCCAGCCACGCTGGCGGAGCTCACCTTCGGAATCAAACACAGCGACGTCGATTGTCAGCCGATCCTCAACCTCATAGGTCTGCTCAATAACCCTCACGAGAGCGCGGTCAAGGGACTCTGCCTCCCACTCGGCAAGGAAGCCCACGTGCCCCAGGTTAATGCCCAGCACTGGGACATCCACCGCCCGGGCCATGTCCGCAGCCCGAAGAAAGGTGCCATCACCGCCGAGCACGAGAACGAGTTCGCACCCTTCGGCCGCCGCCGGGGTGTGTTTGACGTGCTGCAAACCTGACAAAACGGTATCTGCGGCGCACACGCGCACCTTAATTCCAGCTTCTTGCAGCAGTTCCGCTGCTCGATGCGTAGCAACAAGGTTTTCCTCACGGCTGGCATGCGGGACAAGGAGAATTTCGCGACGAGCCGTGGCCTCTGCCGTAACAGTCCTACTCACTGTGGTCCCTCCTTGATAGCCGTGTCGATCATGGCGTCTAGCTTATCTTCTGAAGTAGACATGCCGTCCTTCACAAGCCAGAGGAAATACTCCACATTGCCGCTTGGGCCCGGCAACGGCGAGGCTGCGACACCATGCACGCTAAGCCCAAGGCTCTGCGCAAAGAGCGCAACATCCTTAGTTACCTCAGCACGTAGCTCCGGCGAGCGCACCACGCCACCCGAACCAATGCGATCCTTGCCTACCTCGAACTGCGGTTTCACCATGGGCAGCAACCATGCGCCTTCGGACATGCATTCAACAATGGCCGGCAGGACGAGCTTGAGGGAAATGAAAGACAGATCTCCCACCATGGCGTCACAAGGACCATCGGTCTGCTCCAGCGTGAGGTTGCGAATATTCGTGCGGTCGAGAACGGTTACCCGCTCATCATTTTGTAGCCTCCACAGCAGCTGCCCGTAGCCCACATCGACGGACAGAACCTCAGCTGCTCCCTTACGCAGGCACACGTCAGTAAAGCCGCCAGTCGACGCCCCCGCGTCCAAGACACGTCGACCCTTAAGGTCCACGTCAAAAGCGTCCAGAGCTCCAAGGAGCTTGTGCGCGCCTCGCGACGCCCAATCGTCCCCTTCCTCTGCTTCTACCTTGATGGAGACCTCTGGTTCCACCACAGTGGCAGGTTTTGTCGCTGTGAATCCGCCAACCGTGACGCGTCCAGCCTTGATCATGTCCACTGCTTGCTCGCGAGAGCGTGCGATCTTGCGGCGAACCAGCTCCGCATCGAGGCGGCGACGTTGTGGGGGCATATGTGAATCTTTCCTCAGTTGTCTTGGAGAGCATCACGCAACACAGCGTGCACACGATCCAACTGCACCAGCTCCTCCTCGAGGGAATCAGCTGGCTCCTGCAGAATGGCAGCCACGGAGGCGTCGAGTGCTTCCGGCGCCATGACTGCTCGCGGGTCATGTGGCTTTACTGCCATGTGGATACGGCCTTCTCAGCGAACTCACTGCGTGGCTGGATGTAGCGTGGCGGCTTGGGGCCAGCCCAGGCGACTTCGAGAACCGTGCGCAGCGCTTCGATCGATGTCGACTTTTCGTTACCGCCCTGCAACACGATGTCATAGCCGTCATAACGAGCCATGAACCCACCCTGTGCACCCGGACTTGCCTGGGCCTCCGAGAGCGAGAGCTCATGGAAACCTGCACCAATGAAGTTGGGGCGCAGCTCCGGAGGGGCCTCAATGAGTTCTAGCTCCCGGGACACCCCGGTGAGCACGTGGAAGGTATCCATTGCGGCAGTATTTCCGCCCACGATGTCAGTATCAAGACGGTCACCCACTGCAAGTGGCTTCGTCGCACCCACCAGCTTGGCTGCTTGAGTAAACATGGCCGGTTCCGGCTTACCAGCTGATTTGGGCTCCACGCCAGTGGTCGAGGTAATGGCTGCAACGAGCGAGCCATTACCTACAGCCAAACCACGTTCCGTCGGCAGCTGGGTGTCCAAATTCGAGGCATAGTATTTCGCCCCGTTATTGATGGCGATTGCGCCTTCTGAAAGCTGTGTCCAGCCCACGGATTTGTCCATTCCTTGGAGGACGGCTGCAGGCTTGTCATCAGCACTGTCGACGACTTCGAATCCCGCTTCACGGGCTAGCGCGCGGAACGAATCGGCGCCAATGATCAAAACCTTGGCTCCCGCTGACAGATCCTCGCGAGCCATACGAATTGCGGCCTGCGCAGACGTGACGACATGCCCAGCGTCAGTCTTAACACCGATTTCCCCAAGCATTTCTGCCACCGTCTGCGGACTACGCGAAGCGTTATTCGTTACATACACGGTTGGGATACCGCACGAGTTGACGACATCCACGACGCACTGCAACGCCTGGCCGCCTTCCCACACAGTTCCGTCAAGATCCAGCAAGAGCGAATCGTGGGTTTTGAGAATACTCATTGTTAAAACTCGGCCAGACGCTCCGCCGCGTCCGTCCAGTCTCCTTCATCGATGTCAGACGCGTGCTGGAACCATTCCTTGGCTTCATCCTTACGGCCTGCTTCCAGCAGTGCATTGCCATAGGCATAGGAAAGACGGCAAGCAGCAACTCCGGTAGCGTCCTTGTTCGGCTGCGCGCGTTGTATCGTGACCACAGCTGAATCTGCCTGTCCCATGTCCAGTCGTGCCCCCGCGGCAACGATGGCCAACTCGATAGCATCCTCTGGTGCGAGTTCCTTGGCGTCTTCACTACGCCACAGCTCGACTGCCTTTTCGGGACGGCCAAGACCACGCTCGCAGTCAGCCATAACGGCAAGAAGGCCCGGCCCGCCGGAAATACGGCGAGCCGCACGAAGTTCGGCCAAAGCCTCTTTCCACTCACCAGCACGGTAAGCTGCAATACCATTCATCTCTCGTGCCACAGAGACACGTCCGGCGCGATCCTTTGCGGCGCGTGCGTGACGAAGACTCAGCTTCGGATCATCGTCCAACCACGTTGCTGCCATAATGAGGTGTTTAGCTACGGCCTCAGAATTCTCTTTCGACAACGAC is a genomic window of Corynebacterium singulare containing:
- the scpB gene encoding SMC-Scp complex subunit ScpB, with amino-acid sequence MEDRTEATVLPLISQLRSRVESILLVVDSPASVEALARALDAETTVISDVLRSLQRELNERGSGIDLRETSEGWRFYTRKDNADAVEQFVLDGTQTKLSRAALETLAVIAYRQPVTRAQVAGVRGVNVDGVVRTLTMRGLIRELDGVEGLAHQYETTELFLELLGIDSLERLPDLAPLLPDIEQIDEDYS
- a CDS encoding segregation and condensation protein A codes for the protein MTQPEITGFRIALGNFEGPFDLLLQLIQAKKLDVTEVALSEVTDEFVAYTRALGETADLDETTEFLLIAATLLDLKAARLLPRGDVDDLEDLELLETRDLLFARLLQYKAYKQVADQFAHWQRQAQRRYPRAVAMEERFSELLPPVKLGHTPASFAELAAGVFRPKPPEEVATGHIHQVAVSVPEQAGKILGTLKMLGTGQWMSFDALTRDCTVSMEIVGRFLALLELYKAKAVDAVQEESLGPLELAWTGLDVDPAVVAAANWD
- a CDS encoding ParA family protein, with product MTVSDEGLFEASEAQVGLTGRPLRELPEPEPLEKHGPATIISMCNQKGGVGKTTSTINMGACLAELGRKVLLVDLDPQGALSAGLGLTHDQIGDTIYDVMLDSEVSVHSAIVNTGVSGLDLVPANIDLSAAEIQMVNEVGREHTLARALRPVRKDYDFIIIDCQPSLGLLTVNALACSQGVIIPMECEFFSLRGLALLTDTVEKVADRINFDLEVMGILVTMFDRRTRHAREVMDRVVEYFGDKVFDTVITRTVRFPETSVAGEPITTWAPSSQAAKQYRDLAKEVIERANV
- a CDS encoding EGFR-like transmembrane domain-containing protein; the encoded protein is MLHSVFLRHRLAAVAAAASLAVAPVAAANWYGVAVAQAQDATIPVPAGQTTTVSLPVPVDVNVAADGWTVSASGGTATVSAPAAGGQLSVPVTYQGITMTFLLVADEQVTEQDLNDAATSGDPESLDGTAHTSQETSGQDGRSSDGGHGDAPGGAHDAEGTDGDDALGAHGDENSSGDSTSGEREGGGARESTAGHEQPSAPRTGRGWDGVDDSQASYINLESTIEGQTITAKLGLKQALDLYNRFKHLEDAGVTLRYLNAQGEFVEGVQREIDKASRTMTLTYPEGKEPDNPFIMQFINKESGTAELVVTLTDPTQETAQEVPSEQQLDADAEGNAEPTDAEDSGLSTGEIISGIGGVGLVALIAGVVIWLWRRRKSSH
- the xerD gene encoding site-specific tyrosine recombinase XerD gives rise to the protein MHLMVEKGASKNTVSNYRRDINRYVSWLAETGISDLRHVQRTHVENYLIHLRESLAQSSASRALIVARGLHKFALAEGLVETDVAAEVTPPKQAQTLPETLTVDDVDKLLNAIPTDEAATPIDIRDRALLEVLYGTGARISEVISLHVDDVTGDTPRSVRDIVLLSGKGDKQRLVPMGSHAAKAVEDYLVRSRPILATGASHALFLNTRGKALSRQSAWAAIKTAAERAQLTANISPHTLRHSFATHLLEGGADVRTVQELLGHSSVTTTQIYTHVTADSLREVWRTAHPRA
- a CDS encoding NUDIX domain-containing protein — translated: MAHDFRVVGSELLLDAPILAVRRDDVVMPGDVVAQREIVEHLGAVAVVALDEQNRVAMVEQYRHSVGRRLWELPAGLLDVKGEDELSGAQRELQEEAGLAASEWGVLADLVTSPGFCEEAVRVFIARGLSDVDKLDAEGDEEADMGFAWVDLDEAVDSVLSGEIVNSIAIAGILAAHACVSGARTPRSVDSPFDIRPQSMARRRAGVDLKKL
- a CDS encoding copper transporter, giving the protein MASPKSLLVTGLGFGTALGVALGTLLIAPNMDATPGAPGGGSKDEVREKYAELVVENEIHEAQLDSADSVLRELNRFIVDGSLAQRPVMVLSTPDAKEADVNAIKALLGSADSTDAGHITLTRKFFDQGAADKLLSLVTNTLPAGAKLNEKKVDAGTHAGEAMAAALMLDPKSTEPLASVDDRATLLRALREAGYIEYEDATILPAQAVIVVGGAQTANDSEEDAPARYAIDSTVKFLEGFDSVGTSTVYAGHVRAAGNGGALEKLRKDKTEITTVDSIDHPVSQMAAVLAVKEQLDGGHGVYGAAANAQSAAPALPKDL
- the steA gene encoding putative cytokinetic ring protein SteA — encoded protein: MSLFSRNTDLPGEHGALRDCTPGGKGMKKFSAGDFAVINAANISRQEAQTLVDMKPAAVINVAEFSTGSIPNYGPHMLLDADVTLIEGVGEDFVAHFKDGKKARLTEDGTVYVGDTQLTSGTVVTRDRAEKNFASAQRELIDHMEAYFGNSIEFIHSEGPLLIDGLGVPDAGSDMAGRKVLVVSPSEEHRKKLSLLRNFIREYEPIIIGVDAAADTVVELGYQPHFIVGDPAEVSSETLRSGAQVILPAEPDGTAEGLERIQDLGIGAMTFPAATDSATDLALLLADYHEAQMIVQVGGALDLDDIFANKPNATPAALLTHMKAGTRLVDADAVINLYTAPSGGAMGWLWALLGILVALAVVILIVGLGGDESFLQNLIDTWNNFALSVQGWFK